Proteins encoded together in one Triticum dicoccoides isolate Atlit2015 ecotype Zavitan chromosome 7B, WEW_v2.0, whole genome shotgun sequence window:
- the LOC119339243 gene encoding uncharacterized protein LOC119339243 encodes MDRGGQKEAHEEAPANIEDREEEHGTGEATAEMCANPPAPTLGTLAVDKAPPLSKKKKLNKNLHGLSKPPAPNLHSKSKPSIQANGKVMSSDSRLCKQRGSVNMRRKPKARRLKLNFDGSSKHDESRRASIGAFGGVFRDHKGKFFLGYGGRIVKATSSVAELVALRRGLELALENGRLGISIEGDFETAADAIASRACVRAKEDMKQFTAITKMLPPLGKVTVTHVGRDGNKVADCFAKLGHKAAAQRVWRDVPPDEVLVHLKQDISPRRKEKEKEIAARLRMGSTEQMVEEAARCSSLLCVLYLFCSEILNYSTI; translated from the exons ATGGATCGGGGTGGCCAGAAagaagcacatgaagaagctccggCCAACATCGAGGACCGGGAGGAGGAGCATGGAACTGGCGAG GCAACTGCAGAAATGTGCGCTAatccacctgcaccaacacttggaaCTTTGGCGGTTGACAAGGCACCACCACTATCCAAGAAGAAAAAGTTGAATAAAAACCTTCACGGCCTCTCCAAGCCACCTGCACCAAATTTACACTCGAAGAGTAAACCGTCTATTCAGGCAAACGGTAAGGTGATGTCGAGTGATTCGCGTCTGTGCAAACAGCGGGGATCTGTCAACATGCGCAGGAAGCCTAAGGCGAGGCGTCTGAAACTGAATTTTGATGGCTCGTCCAAGCACGACGAGTCCAGGCGTGCCAGCATCGGGGCATTCGGCGGCGTGTTCCGCGATCACAAAGGCAAGTTTTTCCTGGGCTACGGGGGGCGGATCGTCAAGGCCACGAGCTCCGTTGCTGAGCTGGTCGCGCTCAGGCGTGGACTCGAACTGGCTCTGGAGAACGGGCGGCTTGGCATCTCCATCGAGGGCGACTTCGAGACTGCCGCCGATGCCATCGCGAGCCGTGCGTGTGTCCGGGCGAAGGAGGACATGAAGCAGTTCACGGCGATCACCAAGATGCTCCCGCCGCTCGGCAAGGTGACCGTGACGCACGTGGGCCGGGATGGCAACAAGGTGGCGGACTGCTTTGCCAAGCTCGGCCACAAGGCGGCGGCGCAGCGGGTGTGGCGTGACGTTCCGCCGGATGAGGTGCTCGTGCACCTCAAGCAAGATATAAGTCCAAggcgaaaagaaaaagaaaaagaaatagcgGCGCGGCTGCGCATGGGTTCTACGGAACAAATGGTAGAGGAAGCCGCTCGGTGTTCCAGTTTGCTGTGCGTGCTCTACTTATTTTGCTCTGAAATTCTCAATTACTCTACAATTTGA